In Corynebacterium frankenforstense DSM 45800, the DNA window CTCCGGGATGCCTTGCATGGGCGTCTCATCCGGGACGGGCTCGAAGGCGACCTGGACCTCGATGGACACTTCACGGCCGGTCAGATCAGCACTGGAGAAGATGTCGTAGCCGAGGTACCACTGTTCCATATTGCAGTCGTCGCCCTGAGGGGCCTCAATTCCGGCGACTACGGGCTCCGGCGGTGTGTACGCGCTGAGGGGAGTTTCTCCGGTAGCCAGCCCCATTTCATCGCCAGAGCAGTCTTTTCCGTTGGATGTATTACCGATGTCGTCCAGGTGGTAAAAGAGATTTTTCGAAGGACCAGAGGTATCACCGGCGGTACCGGTGGCATCGCGGTCGGGGAAGCCGGTCACGGTGACGTAGGCGTTGTGACCCTCGGGGACGGCGACGCGGATGTAGCGCAGGCCCTCGTCTTTCTCGTTGTTGGGGGTCACTCGAGTGTGGTAACGGCCCTCGCCGAGCCACTTGGCGTCCTCGATCGAGTCGGCGAACTCGAATTCCGTGCCGGCGGCCTTGTAAGTGGTCACGGCGCGCTGTGCGAGGAACTGCAGTTCCTCGGCGAGTTTGTCGGCGTCGTCGGCCTGGCGGTACTCACCGCCGGTGGACCCGGAGATGCACTCGAGCTCCTTGCGTGCCGCTTCGTCGACGTGGAAGCCGACGGTGTGGACGACCAGGCCGACACCTTCGTCTGCGAGTTCCTCGGCGACCTCGCAGACCGGCGGTGGGGCACAGGAGTCGATGCCGTCGGAGACCAGGATGATGGAGCGCTCACCTTTGTCGGGCAGTTCGTCTGCTGCGTGGCGCAGTGCGTTGCCCATCGGTGTGTAGCCGGTGGGGGTCAGCCCGTCGATGCCGTCGTGGAACTTGTCGCGGTCCAGCGCTTTCACAGGGGCCAACGTTTCGATGTCCTTGCAGCCGGCCTCGCGGTTGTCGGGTGCGTCGGATTCGTTAGCGCCGTAGGCGACCAGTCCCATCGTGGCGGTGTCGGGCAGCTCGTCGACCAGTGTGTGGGCGGCCTTCTTGGCGGAGTCCATGCGGGTGCCGTCGCCGTCTGATTCGAGCATGGAACTGGAGGCGTCCATGATCAGCACGGAGGAGGCTTTGGCGTCGTCCTGTGCTGTCGCGGTCGGGGTGAAGACGCCGATGAATGCCGCGAAGATCGCGAGGACCGTCAGTGTGGCGGAGGCCCGTATGGGTTGTCCCGTTCGTTTCATGGTGTGCCTCGTCAGGTTCAGTTAAGTGAAATAGGGCACACCCAAGGTATTTCATTCACACCATGCGCGCGCCCCGGACAAGGACACGCTTATGTAACGATGTGCGGGAACTGGCGCCAGGCTGGACCGGCACGGCACCGACGGGGCGCGGTAGGCCGTGCTCGCGGGTCGATTGGGCGTCGCCGGGCGCGGGTTCGGGGCCGGTCCCGGGGCCTGCCGGTTGTGGGGTGTCAGATTGTGCGACGAAGCGGTCGCACATTCTGACACCCCGTTTTTCGTCGAGGCTCTGACCTGTGATGATTCGCGTAACGGTCGTGTGACCGTCAGAATGTGCGACGTCGTAGTCGCACACTCTGACGTTCCCCGGTGGAAAAGCGTGCGGCCCGCGCCGGCGGCCCGCGCCGGCGCTCCCGTCTCAGTCCCGGTCCAGCCCCCGCCCGCGGCGCCCGATCCGCCGGGCCGCGCGCCGTGCGGTCAGCCAGGACTCCTCGAGCTCGACCGCGCGCCGGTCGGTGACCGCGAGCAGGCGCTCGAGGTCGCGCACCGTCATGTCCGGGTCGGCCAGGCGCGCCTCGATGCGGTTGAGGAAGCGCCGCGCGCCGTGGCACTGGTAGTGGAACCGCTGGATCTCCGGGTCGGAGGTGTCCGGGTCCGCCAAGGCAGGCCGGTTGAAGGTGCGGTCGGCCAGCGCGTCGGCGTCCTGCGAGGTGCGGAACTTCTCGAAGGCCTCGAGCACGTCACGGATGTCCTCCGCCGAAAGGCGCACGGAGTTCGTCAGCGCCGCGGCCTCCCGCCCGGCCGCACCGGGGTCGCGGCGGGTGGCCACGAAGACCACCGTCAGCAGCATGCCCGCGAGCAGCAGCCCGGGCAGCTTCATCAGCCAGACCAGCAGCACGCAGCCGGCGGCCAACCCGATCAGGTAGAGCCGCGGGACACCGCGTTGCGGTGCGGGCGGCATGGGTCAGTGCCCGCCGCAGCCGCACCCGCCGGCGCCGCAGCCGCAGCCGCCGGAGCCGCCGCAGCCACCGCCGGTGACCAGGACGGAGGCCGCCATCAGGGCGGTGCCGGCGATCACGGCGCCCGGCTGGGGCACGTCGGCGGCGTCGGGCAGGCAGACGTCGAAGGGGAAGGGGCCCTCGACGGTGGCGTGGATGAACGCCTGGCCGGTCAGGTCGCTGGTGCGGCGCTCGGCGGTGATCACGCGGGCGGAGAACTGCGCGCCGGCGTCGGGCACGGCGGCACCCGAGCCGGAGGCGACCAGCTGCGCGCCCTCGGAGTAGACCACGCCGAAGACCTCGCCGGTGGCTTTCTCGTACTCGACGTCGGAGGGGTAGACCTTCGCGTCGAGCGCCAGGGCGGTGATGCCCAGCGGCTGCTCGGGCTGCGGACCGACCTCGTAGAACAGCGGGCCCTGCGAGAGGTTCGCGGTGATGGTGCCCAGCTCCTGGCCGGCCGGGTCGGTGACGTCGACAAGTGCGAGGACGTCGTTGACCATGTCGAGGGTGCCGGTGGTCTGGGACTGCGCGTCGAAGCCCGCCCAGGTCGAGTACGGTTCGACGGCGAGGATGTTGATCTGTGCGCCGGAGGGGTCGCTGTACTGGATCAGCTGGCCGCCGCGCACGGCGCCGGTCACGGCGAGTCGGTCGGTGCCGATGGCCGCCTCGACCGCGTCCTGCCAGCGGTCGAAGTCCAGGCCGATGCTCTTCAGGTCGTCGCTCATGCGCACGATTCTACGTGCGCGCCCGCGCGGGCAGGCACCCGGGAGCCCGCTGACCGGGGAGTGCCGGCACGCCCGTCACGACGACGTGGGACAATGGAAGGCAATGCGAGAAACCGATCACAATCAGCGCGAGGAGCTGCTGTCGCAGGCCTTCGCGGACAACCACAGCGACACCGGGCGCGGGGCGATTGACGACGCCGCGTCGGTCACCGTCGGCGACCACCGTGGGGCGGGCGCCGACGGGCGTGCGGGGCACGCCGTGACGACCGGCGACATGGACCTCGCCGAGCGCAACTCCTTCCGCCGCGTCATCCGCGAGACGGACGTCCACCACGAGGAGCAGGCCGACGGCTACGACGTCGAGTACCGCAAGCTGCGCCTCGAGCAGGTCATCCTCGTCGGCGTGTGGACCGAGGGCACCGTCGCCGAGGTCGAGGCGGCGCTCGCCGAGCTGGCCGCCCTGGCCGAGACCGCCGGCGCCGACGTCATCGACATGCTCTACCAGCGCCGCGACACCCCGGACCCGGGCACCTACATCGGCTCCGGCAAGGTCGCCGAGCTGCGCGAGATCGTCGCGGCCACCGGCGCGGACACGGTCGTCTGCGACGGCGAGCTCTCTCCGGGCCAGCTGGTCGCCCTGGAGAAGGAGCTCGACTGCAAGGTCATCGACCGCACGATGCTCATCCTCGACATCTTCGCCCAGCACGCGAAGTCCCGCGAGGGCAAGGCGCAGGTCGCCCTGGCCCAGATGGAGTACCTGATCACGCGCGTGCGCGGCTGGGGCCAGGCCCTGTCCCGGCAGGCGGGCGGCCGCGCCGGCTCCAACGGCGGCGTGGGCCTGCGCGGTCCCGGTGAGACGAAGATCGAGGCGGACCGTCGCCGGCTGCGCTCGGACATGGCGAAGCTGCGCCGCGAGCTGGCCGGGATGACCCGTTCGCGCGAGGTCAAGCGCCACCGCCGCGCGGAGTCGCTGACCCCGACCATCGCGATCGCCGGCTACACCAACGCCGGCAAGTCCTCGCTGATCAACGCCCTGACGAACGCGGGCGTGCTCGTCGAGAACGCCCTGTTCGCCACCCTGGACCCGACGACCCGTCGCGCCGAGCTCGCCGACGGCCGCGCGGTGATCTTCACCGACACCGTCGGCTTCGTGCGTCACCTGCCCACCCAGCTGGTCGAGGCGTTCAAGTCGACGCTCGAGGAGGTCCTCGGCGCCGACCTGGTCCTGCACGTCGTCGACGGCTCGGACCCGTTCCCGCTCGGCCAGGTCGAGGCGGTCAACGGTGTGATCGCCGACATCGTCCGCGAGACCGGCCAGGAGGCGCCGCCGGAGATCCTGGTGGTCAACAAGGTCGACACGGCCGACCCGCTGGTCATCGCGGAGCTGCGCCACGCGCTCGACGACGCGGTGTTCGTCTCCGCGCGCACCGGCGAGGGCATCGACGAGCTGGAGAGCCGCATCGAGCTCTTCCTCAACTCCCTGGACGCCCACGTCACCGTCGAGATCCCCTACACCCGCGGCGAGCTTGTCTCCCGCGTCCACGAGCACGGCACCGTGCTGCGCGAGGAGTACACCGACGCCGGAACCGTGCTCGAGGCGCGCATGCCCACCGAGCTGGCCGCCTCGCTCTCGGAGTTCGCGGTGGGGGAGGACGCCGAGGACAACCGCGAGTAGGACGTCGAGGAGGACCTCGGGAAGTAGGGGATTTCCGTGCGCGACCTGGGCGCGCAATAATCGAGGTCTGTGAACGAATCCGAGAATCGCACAGAAGACGCCGGCTCCGCGGGGGGCGGGGACCGGCACCGACACCGCCGGCGGGGGAGCGGCGGCACCCGCCCGCCGCGGACTGGGCTGGACGCTGCACGGCGACGGCCGGCGGATCCTGCCAGGTGAGGTCGTCGAGCCCGAGGAGCGGCTGAGCTGGCCGCGCACCATCGGCATCGGCATGCAGCACGTCATCGCCATGTTCGGCGCCACCCTGCTGGTGCCGACGATCACCGGCTTCCCGGTCAACACCACGCTGCTGTTCTCCGGGCTGGGCACCATGCTCTTCCTGCTGATGACGCGCAACCGGCTGCCCAGCTACCT includes these proteins:
- a CDS encoding vWA domain-containing protein, giving the protein MKRTGQPIRASATLTVLAIFAAFIGVFTPTATAQDDAKASSVLIMDASSSMLESDGDGTRMDSAKKAAHTLVDELPDTATMGLVAYGANESDAPDNREAGCKDIETLAPVKALDRDKFHDGIDGLTPTGYTPMGNALRHAADELPDKGERSIILVSDGIDSCAPPPVCEVAEELADEGVGLVVHTVGFHVDEAARKELECISGSTGGEYRQADDADKLAEELQFLAQRAVTTYKAAGTEFEFADSIEDAKWLGEGRYHTRVTPNNEKDEGLRYIRVAVPEGHNAYVTVTGFPDRDATGTAGDTSGPSKNLFYHLDDIGNTSNGKDCSGDEMGLATGETPLSAYTPPEPVVAGIEAPQGDDCNMEQWYLGYDIFSSADLTGREVSIEVQVAFEPVPDETPMQGIPEDGSGGDQKSQADLPLDETTPVTGGTGFADAAEVKPGAYSDTIVPGEYRFYKVPVDWGQRPVVTIRTGKSERGDVLDRISGTIYSPHLIEAREFVVEPPEDGTETTTATTEKPILFNNRQSNRAGGKFSLAGDYYVGVAMRLGSSDEARGIDQPYEIAFDVEGDKVDGPEWRMVNADGPPPSDTPPSDEKDKDAEKKDDKAEAADTDQQAQESEDDGGFNLMWIAAAAGGILVIALIIIVALLLTRRR
- the hflX gene encoding GTPase HflX, whose translation is MRETDHNQREELLSQAFADNHSDTGRGAIDDAASVTVGDHRGAGADGRAGHAVTTGDMDLAERNSFRRVIRETDVHHEEQADGYDVEYRKLRLEQVILVGVWTEGTVAEVEAALAELAALAETAGADVIDMLYQRRDTPDPGTYIGSGKVAELREIVAATGADTVVCDGELSPGQLVALEKELDCKVIDRTMLILDIFAQHAKSREGKAQVALAQMEYLITRVRGWGQALSRQAGGRAGSNGGVGLRGPGETKIEADRRRLRSDMAKLRRELAGMTRSREVKRHRRAESLTPTIAIAGYTNAGKSSLINALTNAGVLVENALFATLDPTTRRAELADGRAVIFTDTVGFVRHLPTQLVEAFKSTLEEVLGADLVLHVVDGSDPFPLGQVEAVNGVIADIVRETGQEAPPEILVVNKVDTADPLVIAELRHALDDAVFVSARTGEGIDELESRIELFLNSLDAHVTVEIPYTRGELVSRVHEHGTVLREEYTDAGTVLEARMPTELAASLSEFAVGEDAEDNRE